The Desulfovibrio sp. region GCAGAAATAGTTTTTGGCTGATATAATTCTGATTTTTTGTATGGCGATTCCATTGTGTTAGCTGTCTCCTGCCAATTGTAAGGATTTCAAGACATGTTTTATGCGCTCAATTTCCCTTGGCCGTAAATTGGGTCGCACTGGAATATTATAAACCATGCCCGAAAAAACTTCAGATAAATTCGTAGGCCCTTGCGATTCACACTGTGCATTGAACCTTACATGAAGAGCTGTATACATTCCTTCAAGCTGTATCCTTGATGTAGAAAAGCGGCTAAAAAAAACATCTCTATAGCGTTCTGTCTTCATTATGCACGTGAATTTGGTGTGTGTGTGGTTAGACACATCCTGCACAAGTGCCTTATCTTTATCTATATAATCTAAAAAAATCTGGGTACTTTGTGTTCTTTTTTCAATTATTTCTGGGGATTTTTGTGTTTGTGCATGCAAGAGCAAAGCATCAACAAGCGATATCTGTTGAAGAATATATTGATTCCCATTATATATTGAGCCAATGCGCTCTCCAACAATTCTTGCGCCAGGGAAAAAATATTTTAGTAATATGGATATTAGACGAATAGTCGCAATGCCATTTTTTTCATATTTCATGCCAGACTTTATATTTTTCAGACATTTTGCATAGTTGCAACTAAAAACGAGGCCACCTGCTGTTGCAGATATGTTTTTACCAATTCCAAAAGAAAATATTGCAAAATCATCATCCAATATGTGCAAGTCAGGGCTGTATGCTTGGCAATAGTCAGCAATCCACGCCACTCCTGCTTCTTGAACTGCGCACCGCAAAGAAGTTATTTCTGGAAGTGCGCCGCACGTATAAGTAAAAATACACGCCAGCACATTACTATCTAAGCACTTTTTGATCACATCACTATCTGGCAACAAATCTTGATCACAATCCACGAAAACTGGTGTAAGGCCACATTTTATAATGGGGTCGTATACCCCCCTACACGCGTAACTCGGGAGAATTACTTTCTTCTTCTGTGGAAAAGTTTCTGCAAGAGCACGTAATGCGCATTCAAGTGCGCCACGACCAGAACTCGTTAAAACAATCTGGCTGTCTGCGCTTAGGTGCCACTGACTTGAAAAAACCTTGGCAATATTGGATCTGGCTTTTCGGTATTTCGCAATACTTGCAAGGCTTACTATTTCTTCTTTACCCCAAAATGGTTTGATAAATTGAATTTCAGGGGGCGACTTCAAGCGACTGTATACAGACTTTACCAGCCTGTAGCCTCGCCACAATGCTGTTGCCAAACATTCGGTTGTTTGCTTGCCAACACATGCTTCAACTCGCCTTTTCGCCAAGCGAAGACAGTCTTTTAAGTGTCTCTTCACACTTAGTGGAGGAGCGATTTCTTCGAGCTGTGTGACCTCGTGCCAGGTTTTTTGACAACGGAATGTGCGGTGATCATTACCGCCAAATTTGGTTTTAAAAACGGTTAGCCCAAATCGCTTGTTCTGCCCCCAATTATCGACTTTGGCGTCATAAAATATCTCACCGCATTCATACCAGCGCACTCCGGTGCGTTTGGCACCAAGCAGGGCACCCCAAAACAGAAGGTAGTTTGCCCCATTCTCCAACGCTTCTGGGTTACTGCACCCCGTATGAAAAGTGGCACCTTCGCCTAGTAACGCAGTGTTATGATAGGCAAGGGGTTCACCATGGGCATCGCGGCAGACCCAAAGGCGAGAATAACCGGCGGGCGCGCAATGCTGGGCAATACCTTCAAAATAGGCTTTGGGGTGCGGTGTCACTCCTGTGCGCTCATAGGTTGCAATATGCAAATTATAATAATTGTCCAGTTCTTCAAGCCAGTCGCACCAGTGAACAGTAAGGCCTGCGGCCTGTGCCTTTTTAATGGCCTGTTTAGAAGTTTTAGCAAGGGATTGCCAGAGAAACTGTTCCTCATGGCTAAGGTCTATAACACGTGACACGCCAGATAAATCGTTAAAACCATATACAATCCATGGGTTTACTCCCCAGCTGGCTGCAATTGATGTTCGTGTCACCGGGAGGACAGCAAAAGACAAGCTATGGGCACCACGTGAGTGCGCCAAACCTTCAGCATGTTCAAGCAGGGCAGCAATAACATCCTTACGCTTTTTGGGGGTAACGCCTGCAACCGCCACGGGGCCGCTCGCTCCCCACCCGCTGGAAGACATTACTTGAGCTTGGGGTGAATATTGTAGTGGGAGCACCCCTACTAGTAGACCGCCCTCATAAAGCCCAAAGCTAAAATCTTCAAAACCCCACGCCCCAACCCCCATGATCACGTCATGCCACGCACTTGTAGACCAGGCAAAGCCGTCAGGGGATGATGCCACAAGAGAATCCCATGATTCAGGGGAAATATCTGCAAAGGGCACTACTTTGTATGTCGAGTTCAACATTGGAAATGACCACTATACCTGTTGCCAGCGGCTTTTGTGAACTGCACCTTGAGTTGAATTGATGCCAATACCACCTATAAAATCGGACTTTTGCACATAAAAATTCAGAGCGACAACGCAATCTATACTGCAATATGTCTGCAATGATCCTGCGCAGTGCCCAAAATCAAGTCCAAGCGAATACTTTCCCTCCCCCAATCGCAAATCTTCGACATAGCACTCAACTGTTCCTGATTGTGATATTGCGGATAAATCACTATTATGCGTGCTATTAATTGTTGTTGCTCTTTCACCCCATTCATTTATTATAAACAATTCAAATATTGGGAAAGAAGTATTGCAACCTTCATAATCTATTCTTACGCGAAAAGGCTTGCCAATTTCAAATGTTGTGGAAGGATCGCCATGGGCATTCAAAAGTTGAACACGAGTCAGAATGTTTTTTGATGCATGTTCCCAGCGAGTTGTGGTGCGCAAGTCTGCCTCAGAAGAAAGTTCCGTTGGCAGTTCATTCATATGTTGAATAATTTTCAAATATTCCTGCATGACAGGAAGTATTTCTCCTATGTGAGTGAGCTTGCCCTGCTGAAGCATTAGCCCTGAGGTACACAACTGAGATACGGCACGAACGTTATGACTTACAAACAGAATGGTTCTGCCGTCATTCACTAGCTGCTGCATGTTTTTACGCGCCTTGTTTTGAAAGGCTGCATCACCCACTGCCAGCACTTCATCCAATATAAGAACATCGCAACGCAGCATACTGGCAACTGCGTAGGCAAGGCGAACATACATGCCTGACGAATAGCGTTTCACCGGAACATCAATAAATTCTTCAATTCCAGAAAAATCTACAATTTCATCAAAGTGTGCCTTTATTTCTGCCTTGGGGATGCCCAGCAGCACGCCATTCATGAAAACGTTATCCCTACCAGACATGTCTGGGTGAAACCCTGTGCCCACTTCCAACAGAGAGCCTACCCTGCCTCGCAGCACGGCTCGCCCCGTTGTTGGCGGTGTTACCCCTGTAAGAATCTTGAGAAGAGTACTTTTGCCAGATCCATTTTTCCCCATTATCCCCAGTATCTGCCCTTGTGGAACCTCAAAGGACACATCTTTCAAAGCCCAAAAATAATCTTCCTCAGCATCGCTGCGGATAATGCCCATATTTTTAAGGTGCGCACGAATACTTTTTTTACCCGCCAATGAACGCTGCGGTGTGTAATATCGTTTGCCCAGCCCTTCTACAACGACTACGGAATTATTGGACATCAACAATATACCTTTCTGTAAGAGCAAATACGTACCACCCCATAACCAACAATCCCAAGGTCAGCCCGATGCTCAAATATAGCAGCATGGTGATTTCAGTTTGCTGGCCAATGAATATCCAGCGCGCCCATGCAATCACCCAATACATTGGGTTTAGTTGCAATATCCAGCTCAAAGAGGATGGGACCAGCGTGGGAGGATAAATTACTGGGGTAATATACATTGCCAACTGTATGATATAGTTGAGCGGGACATTTAAATCGCGAAATTTTACTGAGGGGCCAGCGAAGATGAGACCTACTGATAGCCCGCACAGCAATATGACCACTAAAAGAAAAGGAATGTATATGAGGCGCCCCCAGTAGACATAACCATTACAAAGGTTAAAAATAAATAGTATTATCAGCGAGATGCAGGCATCAATCCCAGCGCGTCCCAAGTTTACTCCAGGCAAAATTATGCGGGGAAAGTAGACTTTGGAAACAATGCCAATGTGCTCCTGAAGTGATGAGGCGGTTGCAAGGCAGGAGTTCTGAAATATTCCCCAGGTAATCATGCCTGTAAAAGCAAATACAGCGTATGGGTAACCATCGCCGGAGACCTGTAATATCTGGCCGAACAGAATCCAAAACACCAACAAGCTACCCAATGGGTTGAGCACAGCCCACGCGACCCCAAGCGCCGATTGCTGATATCTGGACAAAAACTGTCGGCGCAGAAGCATAAAGAAAACCTCACGCGCCCGGTGTATGCCTTTGATGTCTGGAATCCACCAACCTGAGCCAGAACTTTGTCTTACGGTCTCTTCCACATTTACTCCTAAAACAAATACAAAACTGCCATCATTAGCAGAGGTAATGCAGCCTTATTAATTGAGTACGTTGGGAGGAAAAACAGGTCTCTCCCGATATGGCTCGCTAAAAATGAGCTTGAGGCTGTCATACGCCCTGACACGACTGAACCTGCCCAGATGACTGGC contains the following coding sequences:
- a CDS encoding GNAT family N-acetyltransferase; this translates as MPFADISPESWDSLVASSPDGFAWSTSAWHDVIMGVGAWGFEDFSFGLYEGGLLVGVLPLQYSPQAQVMSSSGWGASGPVAVAGVTPKKRKDVIAALLEHAEGLAHSRGAHSLSFAVLPVTRTSIAASWGVNPWIVYGFNDLSGVSRVIDLSHEEQFLWQSLAKTSKQAIKKAQAAGLTVHWCDWLEELDNYYNLHIATYERTGVTPHPKAYFEGIAQHCAPAGYSRLWVCRDAHGEPLAYHNTALLGEGATFHTGCSNPEALENGANYLLFWGALLGAKRTGVRWYECGEIFYDAKVDNWGQNKRFGLTVFKTKFGGNDHRTFRCQKTWHEVTQLEEIAPPLSVKRHLKDCLRLAKRRVEACVGKQTTECLATALWRGYRLVKSVYSRLKSPPEIQFIKPFWGKEEIVSLASIAKYRKARSNIAKVFSSQWHLSADSQIVLTSSGRGALECALRALAETFPQKKKVILPSYACRGVYDPIIKCGLTPVFVDCDQDLLPDSDVIKKCLDSNVLACIFTYTCGALPEITSLRCAVQEAGVAWIADYCQAYSPDLHILDDDFAIFSFGIGKNISATAGGLVFSCNYAKCLKNIKSGMKYEKNGIATIRLISILLKYFFPGARIVGERIGSIYNGNQYILQQISLVDALLLHAQTQKSPEIIEKRTQSTQIFLDYIDKDKALVQDVSNHTHTKFTCIMKTERYRDVFFSRFSTSRIQLEGMYTALHVRFNAQCESQGPTNLSEVFSGMVYNIPVRPNLRPREIERIKHVLKSLQLAGDS
- a CDS encoding ABC transporter ATP-binding protein, whose product is MSNNSVVVVEGLGKRYYTPQRSLAGKKSIRAHLKNMGIIRSDAEEDYFWALKDVSFEVPQGQILGIMGKNGSGKSTLLKILTGVTPPTTGRAVLRGRVGSLLEVGTGFHPDMSGRDNVFMNGVLLGIPKAEIKAHFDEIVDFSGIEEFIDVPVKRYSSGMYVRLAYAVASMLRCDVLILDEVLAVGDAAFQNKARKNMQQLVNDGRTILFVSHNVRAVSQLCTSGLMLQQGKLTHIGEILPVMQEYLKIIQHMNELPTELSSEADLRTTTRWEHASKNILTRVQLLNAHGDPSTTFEIGKPFRVRIDYEGCNTSFPIFELFIINEWGERATTINSTHNSDLSAISQSGTVECYVEDLRLGEGKYSLGLDFGHCAGSLQTYCSIDCVVALNFYVQKSDFIGGIGINSTQGAVHKSRWQQV
- a CDS encoding ABC transporter permease, whose amino-acid sequence is MEETVRQSSGSGWWIPDIKGIHRAREVFFMLLRRQFLSRYQQSALGVAWAVLNPLGSLLVFWILFGQILQVSGDGYPYAVFAFTGMITWGIFQNSCLATASSLQEHIGIVSKVYFPRIILPGVNLGRAGIDACISLIILFIFNLCNGYVYWGRLIYIPFLLVVILLCGLSVGLIFAGPSVKFRDLNVPLNYIIQLAMYITPVIYPPTLVPSSLSWILQLNPMYWVIAWARWIFIGQQTEITMLLYLSIGLTLGLLVMGWYVFALTERYIVDVQ